The Erigeron canadensis isolate Cc75 chromosome 4, C_canadensis_v1, whole genome shotgun sequence genome window below encodes:
- the LOC122597967 gene encoding MLO-like protein 14 gives MSSEEVDNQESRSLALTPTWSVATVLTIFVVVSLLVERSIHRLSNWLKKTNRKPLLAAVEKMKEELMLLGFISLLLTATSSIISNICIPSKYYDSVFAPCTKSEVDEEMEGNERKLFMTFVYSRRRVLNVLNQNTCQKDYEPFVSYEGLEQLHRFIFVMAITHVSYSCLTMLLAVVKIHSWRRWEDEAQVDRHDVLTEISRNQTMRRQSTIAKFHTSNPLVRNSLFTWMVCFFRQFGASVVRADYLTLRKAFILNHNLTSKYDFHSYMIRSMEEEFQKIVGVSAPLWGFVVAFMLFNVKGSNLYFWIAIIPITLVLLVGTKLQHVIATLALESAGITGYFTETRLKPRDELFWFKKPELLLSLIHFILFQNAFELASFFWFWWQFGYNSCFIKNHMLVYIRLILGFIGQFLCSYSTLPLYALVTQMGTNYKAALIPQRIRDTIHGWGKEARRRRRRLGIYGDDSTVHTDTSTVISVEEFDHHELDSPRAGPTPGEGLEIELQQHSVTMTGDLDSPFVANENSSRIGTPLLRPCASVSSATSPSFVPETVTRSASLPAQRE, from the exons ATGTCATCTGAAGAGGTTGACAACCAAGAATCAAGATCTTTGGCTTTGACTCCAACATGGTCTGTGGCTAcagttttgactatttttgttgttgtatctTTGCTTGTTGAGAGATCAATCCATCGTTTAAGTAAT TGGTTAAAGAAAACAAATCGTAAGCCATTGCTTGCTGCCGTGGAGAAAATGAAAGAAg AGTTGATGCTTCTTGGCTTCATATCTCTCCTTCTCACAGCCACCTCTAGcattatatcaaatatttgtATCCCCTCTAAGTACTATGATAGTGTATTTGCTCCTTGCACCAAGTCTGAGGTTGATGAAGAAATGGAGGGTAATGAAAGGAAGCTATTTATGACTTTCGTATATTCTCGAAGGAGAGTATTGAATGTATTGAATCAGAATACATGTCAAAAG GATTACGAGCCATTTGTATCATATGAAGGCCTTGAACAACTACACCGGTTTATTTTTGTCATGGCAATTACTCACGTATCTTACAGCTGCTTAACAATGCTTCTAGCTGTAGTGAAG ATCCACAGTTGGAGGAGATGGGAGGATGAGGCTCAAGTGGACCGGCATGACGTGTTAACGG AAATATCAAGAAACCAGACAATGCGGAGGCAATCAACAATTGCCAAATTTCACACATCAAATCCTTTGGTTAGGAATAGTTTATTTACTTGGATG GTTTGCTTCTTTCGGCAATTCGGGGCATCAGTTGTTCGTGCTGATTACCTTACTCTGCGTAAAGCCTTCATCCTG AACCACAACCTTACATCAAAATATGATTTTCACAGTTATATGATTCGTTCAATGGAAGAAGAATTTCAAAAAATAGTTGGAGTAAG TGCTCCGCTTTGGGGTTTTGTTGTGGCTTTTATGCTCTTTAATGTGAAAG GATCAAATCTCTACTTTTGGATTGCCATTATTCCAATTACT CTTGTTTTACTTGTGGGGACAAAACTGCAACATGTTATAGCTACTTTGGCACTGGAGAGTGCAGGAATTACTGGGTACTTCACTGAAACAAGGCTAAAGCCCCGAGATGAGCTTTTTTGGTTTAAGAAGCCCGAACTATTGCTCTCTCTGATCCATTTCATTCTTTTCCAG AACGCATTTGAGCTAGCTTCATTCTTTTGGTTTTGG TGGCAATTCGGCTATAACTCTTGTTTTATCAAGAACCACATGCTTGTGTATATACGGCTGATTTTGGG GTTTATTGGTCAGTTCTTATGCAGCTATAGCACCCTGCCACTCTATGCACTTGTTACCCAG ATGGGTACAAATTACAAAGCCGCATTGATTCCACAGAGAATAAGAGACACGATTCATGGATGGGGAAAGGAAGCTAGGAGGAGGCGGCGGCGGCTAGGAATATACGGTGATGATTCAACTGTTCACACGGACACAAGTACTGTGATCTCAGTAGAGGAATTTGACCACCATGAGCTTGATAGTCCACGAGCAGGTCCCACACCTGGTGAGGGTCTTGAAATCGAGTTACAACAGCATAGTGTCACAATGACGGGTGATTTGGATTCCCCATTTGTTGCTAACGAAAACTCAAGCCGGATTGGTACACCTCTCCTTCGGCCTTGTGCATCTGTGTCGTCAGCGACTTCACCCAGCTTTGTGCCAGAAACTGTCACTAGATCAGCTTCATTGCCAGCTCAGCGAGAATGA
- the LOC122595362 gene encoding putative nuclear RNA export factor SDE5 has product MTKMDGASTNLTFSSDDEKNLEFLLEAFGSKLSADDMASAYCQAGHDLTKASEILYSMLGGSSTSAPVSSVGANGDGDAKFGNYVNKPSKGLSRSKPRNSGVSAGSISGIIGADYGKVRGASKKACTTSKPVKLMSNEIPASQIWDEKPQPVHATKESMNEDVELFLLTMLGDGFQLDQEVIREVLGGCGYDVLESMEKLMNLAPPTLDMEDVSPSLARAMSVETYEDLGSEFEHKLKFSDSSGSKRSNIEKELLNNLFTVPERSHGWPSTTSIREQRTRRYIVTGPLEDGVIQFRTPIVKKEVNGPGNEEIEDDYETLREAAREYWVTMKKYYRAAADAYVKGNYVVADKLVKEGHFYMAKARKANETSGKMLTQARDDGEAMSINLSDYDPSPSDAVRLLKTHLKSMSGIPSIRYLKVMVGTNNDKNKLIARKRRITRLLENDSITWTEEQDGEVMAIRIDVVNPKHLSFNK; this is encoded by the exons AT GACGAAAATGGACGGAGCTTCTACCAACTTGACGTTTTCCAGTGATGATGAGAAGAACTTGGAGTTTTTGCTTGAGGCATTTGGTTCTAAGCTATCCGCGGATGACATGGCATCTGCGTATTGTCAAGCAGGCCATGATTTAACGAAAGCTAGCGAGATACTGTATAGTATGCTGGGAGGCTCTTCCACTAGTGCACCTGTATCATCGGTTGGTGCAAATGGTGACGGTGATGCAAAGTTTGGTAATTATGTTAATAAACCTTCCAAGGGTCTTTCTCGATCCAAGCCAAGAAACTCTGGTGTGTCAGCAGGTTCGATTTCGGGTATAATTGGTGCTGATTATGGAAAGGTAAGGGGTGCGAGTAAAAAAGCTTGCACAACTTCCAAACCAGTGAAGTTAATGTCGAATGAGATTCCTGCATCTCAGATATGGGATGAGAAACCACAACCTGTCCACGCAACAAAGGAAAGTATGAACGAAGACGTCGAGCTATTTCTGCTCACGATGCTTGGGGATGGTTTTCAACTGGATCAAGAAGTAATCAGAGAAGTTCTAG GTGGTTGTGGCTATGACGTCCTAGAG AGCATGGAGAAATTAATGAACCTGGCACCCCCCACTTTGGATATGGAAGATGTCTCACCAAGCTTAGCCCGTGCA ATGTCCGTTGAAACATATGAAGATCTGGGCAGTGAGTTCGAACATAAACTAAAGTTTAGTGATTCATCAGGAAG CAAGCGTTCAAATATCGAAAAAGAACTTTTGAACAATCTCTTTACTGTCCCTGAAAGATCTCATGGTTGGCCAAGTACAACTTCAATAAGAGAACAAAGGACAAGAAGATACATAGTAACCGGACCTTTAGAAGATGGAGTAATACAATTTAGGACTCCAATTGTAAAGAAGGAAGTTAACGGACCTG GAAATGAAGAGATTGAGGATGATTATGAGACCCTAAGGGAAGCTGCAAGGGAATATTGGGTTACCATGAAAAAATACTACAGAGCG GCTGCTGATGCATATGTCAAAGGTAACTATGTGGTTGCAGATAAGCTTGTCAAAGAG GGACACTTCTACATGGCCAAGGCTCGAAAAGCAAATGAAACCTCTGGGAAAATGCTCACTCAAGCCAG AGATGATGGTGAAGCAATGTCCATCAATCTAAGTGACTACGATCCAAGTCCAAGTGATGCAGTTCGTCTTCTGAAAACTCATTTGAAGTCTATGTCAGGCATACCAT CCATCCGTTATCTGAAGGTCATGGTTGGGACCAATAAcgataaaaataaactaattgCTCGTAAACGTCGG ATAACTAGGCTGCTAGAGAATGATTCAATTACTTGGACTGAAGAACAAGATGGTGAAGTAATGGCTATCCGGATTGATGTGGTCAATCCAAAACATTTAAGTTTTAACAAGTAG
- the LOC122594935 gene encoding elongation factor 1-alpha-like, translating to MDKPCFKYAWALDKLTAERKRGITIDISLSKFETARYIDAPGHLDFIKNMITGTSQADCALLIIDSTFAAFEYGISVGQTRAHVLLAFVLGVKQLICCCNKMDATEPKYSKSRFDGIVEKLTSYFRSVGYDPGKVPFVPISGFEGENISERYTGPTLLEAINQINEPKRPSDKPLRLPLHHVYKIGGIGTVAVGRVETGVIKPGMAVTFGPTGLTTEVKSVEMHNKALRQASPGDNVGFNVKNVKDLKRGYVASNSEDDPAKGAASFTSHVIIMDHPSQIRKGYTALLCCHTCHVAVKFAQLLTKFNRKSFKEYDPQPKCLYSGDAGFVKMVPTKPMVVETFSEYPPLGRFVVRDIRQTVAVGVIKSVDKRDPTG from the exons ATGGACAAACCTTGTTTCAAATACGCTTGGGCGTTGGACAAGCTGACGGCAGAGCGTAAACGTGGGATCACTATCGACATATCTTTGTCAAAATTTGAGACTGCCCGTTACATTGATGCTCCTGGGCATCTTGACTTTATTAAAAACATGATCACTGGAACCTCCCAGGCTGACTGTGCCCTTCTCATCATTGACTCCACCTTTGCTGCTTTTGAATATGGAATCTCTGTCGGACAGACTCGTGCACACGTTTTGCTTGCGTTCGTGCTTGGTGTCAAGCAATTGATTTGCTGCTGTAACAAG ATGGATGCTACTGAACCCAAATACTCGAAATCTAGGTTTGACGGAATTGTCGAAAAATTGACTTCCTACTTTAGGTCAGTCGGATACGATCCTGGTAAAGTCCCATTTGTCCCGATTTCTGGTTTTGAGGGCGAGAACATCTCTGAGAGGTACACGGGCCCGACTCTACTTGAAGCCATTAACCAGATCAATGAGCCAAAAAGACCATCTGACAAGCCTCTCCGCCTTCCACTTCATCATGTCTACAAGATTGGTGGGATTGGAACCGTGGCGGTGGGACGTGTTGAAACCGGTGTGATCAAGCCAGGTATGGCGGTCACTTTTGGCCCAACTGGTTTGACCACTGAAGTCAAATCTGTAGAGATGCACAACAAAGCACTGCGTCAGGCGTCGCCAGGAGACAATGTCGGTTTCAATGTTAAGAATGTGAAGGATCTTAAACGTGGGTACGTTGCTTCAAACTCTGAGGATGACCCTGCAAAGGGTGCTGCTAGTTTTACTTCTCACGTCATCATCATGGACCACCCGAGTCAGATTAGAAAAGGGTATACAGCATTGCTTTGTTGCCATACTTGTCACGTTGCTGTCAAGTTTGCTCAACTGTTGACCAAGTTTAACCGCAAGTCTTTTAAGGAGTATGATCCGCAACCCAAGTGTTTGTATAGTGGTGACGCTGGATTTGTGAAGATGGTTCCAACAAAGCCGATGGTGGTTGAGACTTTCTCCGAATATCCTCCATTGGGTCGGTTTGTTGTGAGGGACATTAGGCAGACCGTTGCTGTGGGCGTGATCAAGAGCGTGGATAAGAGGGATCCAACTGGGTGA
- the LOC122597702 gene encoding probable RNA-dependent RNA polymerase 5, which yields MIEMESSSEGVELQPSVQDLINKICAEKCVSPPDVSARLKLSQITEAAAVDILNAIYRSTKTIRTFSGFIIHLIKNQNLPLKRSSPTSFDAGTPTKSQCIRPVSPNSTQCALSPGSSFKSTTIPDYFLPGTPNYGYASVGSKLTTSFPCLDSKNANSNTPTCYQGESIKSSFRIQKQLNFSPGCRTGDGNGNYSRLRQPVFGSSKVSHQFSAVQNQLMLTPCSSSKDTSPKHFSEFSSATHNDCRVQLQHDLSPSESLEGAICEDIEPHVGSITPNHSDGTHSATSHQALSTLAPSSSSKDASPTHFSNFSGATHKDSQIELQHTLPSIDSLEGATRGNIEPQIGPMTPTLSDVTLSNLKTSHQRYLLAELEFRKMFMVYSYVGRNKLEDVVSVYDAIEIKDSMKNMPMYNFEAIIWAKYGQKCCEPSDRAMHYDWDSGKTYLYYCFVSADGTCQFKGPYLNTRRTHLQRELGDDNVLIVQFIDDQETSDMPSNHCNWSAAYQRIAEGITVGLRIYRLFAFKDVRADKNNLKAQSTKKSRSSWAVKCYFIRNGSDAPWMETDSCILLKKTIHEARCLFMHVHMVTSMAKYISRCSLALSNTIKLHVDLASVHVERIEDIPCRDDNGDVVFNESREPLIHTDGTGFISEDLALMCAKDFTKAGGTKDENFELEEESQGLKSKEFCMGERPLLVQCRLFKEGYAVKGTLLVNKKLKARTIQIRPSMIKVEKDTSLSDSTPFSSLEINSISRQPRKANLSKNLIALLTVGGVPEDYFFSLLDKALEDAQKVSTKDRAAIRVALKYGQMDDSSTSVAMIGSGIPIDEPYLQYRLSILANEELKGLRGGKIPINESFYLIGTADPTGTLNSDEVCVILESGPISGPVLVYRNPGIHFGDIHILNAKYVKELEEYVGNAKYGIFFSTKGRRSVGSEIANGDFDGDIYWVSRSPQLLQYFKVSKPWERINSTPSAPSKKPSEFSYDDLETELCTLLFATQKQSIVAGKAADSWLTFMDQYLTLGEDDADEKNRLKEKMLKLVDLYYDALDAPKSGKMVDIPTSLLPPKYPHFLEKKSKTFQSSSVLGKIYDKVKAYRPDNASIQGIPKHPIFNVDIPDASLNLWKDRYNSYKREMVEALQCGDESKNDSANMVIKRYKQILYESESFATSARNIDDIYNEALAIYHASYNQAQKYGDVKKCGFAWKVAGEALCSFNAMKISGKSIPFNLNVLSKLF from the exons ATGATCGAAATGGAGAGTAGCAGTGAAGGAGTAGAATTACAGCCATCTGTACAggatttaattaacaaaatttgCGCAGAAAAATGTGTGAGTCCACCGGATGTTTCGGCGAGGCTAAAACTTTCACAAATCACTGAAGCAGCAGCGGTCGATATATTGAATGCAATATATCGGTCTACAAAGACTATTCGTACTTTTTCTGGTTTCATAATTCACCTAATTAAAAATCAGAATTTACCGCTCAAACGATCTTCACCGACTTCTTTCGATGCCGGAACTCCCACCA AATCTCAATGTATACGCCCCGTATCTCCGAATTCCACTCAGTGTGCACTCTCACCTGGTTCTAGTTTCAAGTCTACAACCATTCCTGATTACTTTCTGCCGGGAACTCCGAACTACGGTTATGCTTCTGTGGGTTCGAAGCTAACAACATCATTTCCATGTTTGGATTCGAAGAATGCGAATTCTAACACCCCGACTTGTTATCAGGGTGAATCTATAAAGTCCTCGTTTCGTATCCAAAAACAACTAAATTTCTCACCGGGATGTCGTACAGGTGATGGAAATGGAAATTATAGTAGGCTAAGGCAACCCGTGTTTGGCTCTTCAAAAGTCAGCCATCAATTTTCTGCTGTGCAAAACCAACTTATGCTAACACCATGTTCCAGCTCAAAGGATACAAGCCCTAAGCACTTTTCTGAATTTTCAAGTGCTACCCACAATGATTGTCGGGTTCAATTGCAACATGATTTATCACCTTCTGAGAGTCTTGAAGGTGCCATTTGTGAAGATATTGAACCACACGTTGGTTCTATTACTCCTAATCATTCAGATGGTACACACAGTGCAACAAGTCACCAGGCACTGTCCACGTTAGCACCGAGTTCTAGTTCAAAAGATGCAAGTCCTACGCACTTTTCTAATTTTTCCGGTGCCACCCATAAGGATTCTCAAATTGAATTGCAACATACTTTACCATCTATTGACAGCCTTGAAGGGGCCACTCGTGGCAATATTGAACCGCAGATTGGTCCTATGACTCCTACCCTTTCGGATGTTACCCTCAGTAATCTAAAAACTAGTCATCAGAGATATCTCCTTGCAGAACTTGAATTCAGGAAGATGTTCATGGTTTATAGTTACGTTGGGAG GAACAAACTTGAAGATGTGGTCTCTGTATATGATGCCATTGAAATCAAAGACTCAATGAAAAATATGCCAATGTATAATTTTGAAGCCATAATCTGGGCCAAGTATGGTCAGAAGTGTTGCGAACCTTCTGACAGGGCAATG CATTATGATTGGGATTCTGGAAAGACCTATCTTTATTATTGCTTCGTGAGTGCTGATGGAACTTGCCAGTTCAAG GGACCGTATCTTAATACAAGAAGAACTCATCTCCAAAGGGAACTTGGAGATGACAACGTGTTGATTGTCCAATTTATAGATGATCAGGAGACGTCAGACATGCCATCCAATCATTGTAACTGGAGTGCAGCTTATCAGCGGATTGCTGAGGGAATTACAGTCGGTTTGCGTATTTATCGTCTTTTTG CATTTAAAGATGTTAGAGCAGACAAGAATAATCTCAAAGCACAAAGTACAAAGAAATCGAGGTCATCATGGGCTGTCAAGTGCTATTTCATTAGGAATGGTTCTGATGCGCCCTGGATGGAGACAGACTCTTGCATTTTGCTCAAGAAGACAATCCACGAGGCAAGGTGTCTATTCATGCATGTGCATATGGTCACTAGCATGGCTAAATACATCTCCAG ATGTTCACTTGCCCTATCAAATACTATAAAGCTTCATGTTGATCTTGCTTCTGTGCATGTTGAAAGAATTGAAGACATCCCTTGTCGT GATGATAATGGAGATGTTGTTTTTAATGAATCCCGGGAGCCACTGATTCATACAGATGGAACAGGTTTCATTTCAGAAGATTTGGCGTTGATGTGTGCAAAAGATTTTACTAAAGCGGGAGGCACAAAGGATGAGAATTTTGAG CTCGAGGAAGAATCACAGGGATTGAAAAGCAAAGAATTTTGCATGGGAGAACGG CCATTGCTTGTCCAATGCCGCTTGTTCAAAGAAGGTTATGCTGTCAAGGGAACTCTTCTGGttaataaaaag CTTAAAGCCCGAACGATTCAAATCAGACCCTCGATGATAAAGGTTGAAAAAGATACAAGTCTTTCTGACTCAACTCCGTTTAGTTCCTTGGAGATAAATTCCATAAG TCGTCAACCAAGAAAAGCCAACCTATCAAAGAACTTGATCGCACTTTTAACCGTTGGGGGTGTTCCAGAAGATTACTTTTTTAGTTTACTGGATAAGGCATTGGAAGATGCCCAAAAAGTATCCACAAAGGACCGTGCAGCCATTAGAG TTGCTCTTAAATACGGGCAAATGGATGACTCTTCAACTTCTGTAGCAATGATTGGGTCTGGAATTCCAATAGATGAACCATACCTTCAATATCGTTTGTCTATCTTAGCAAACGAAGAGCTGAAGGGGCTGCGTGGCGGAAAAATTCCGATCAATGAAAGCTTCTATCTGATAGGGACCGCTGATCCCACGGGAACCTTGAACAGCGATGAAGTTTGTGTTATTCT TGAAAGCGGCCCGATATCAGGACCGGTTCTGGTCTATAGGAATCCAGGTATTCATTTTGGGGACATACACATTTTAAATGCGAAGTATGTCAAGGAGCTGGAAGAGTATGTTGGGAATGCTAAATATGGCATTTTCTTCTCCACCAAGGGGAGGAGATCAGTGGGTAGTGAAATCGCAAATGGTGATTTTGATGGAGATATCTACTGGGTCTCTCGAAGCCCACAG CTATTGCAATACTTTAAAGTGAGTAAGCCGTGGGAAAGGATTAACTCAACGCCAAGTGCACCTAGCAAGAAACCTAGTGAATTCTCCTATGACGACCTGGAGACTGAGCTTTGCACTCTACTTTTTGCTACACAAAAGCAGAG TATTGTAGCTGGTAAAGCAGCTGATAGTTGGCTGACCTTTATGGATCAATATCTGACGTTGGGAGAAGATGATGCGGATGAAAAGAACCGGCTTAAGGAAAAAATGTTGAAGTTGGTTGATTTGTATTATGATGCTCTAGATGCACCAAAAAGTGGGAAAATG GTCGATATTCCTACATCTTTATTACCCCCAAAATATCCCCATTTTCTTGAAAAGAAATCCAAGACATTTCAATCTTCTTCAGTTCTTGGAAAAATCTATGATAAGGTGAAGGCATATCGTCCTGATAATGCATCAATTCAAG GAATACCGAAACATCCCATCTTCAATGTCGATATACCAGATGCCTCCTTAAATTTATGGAAGGACAGATACAATTCCTACAAGAGAGAAATGGTAGAGGCCTTGCAATGTGGAGATGAATCCAAAAACGATTCTGCAAACATGGTGATCAAAAGATATAAGCAG ATATTATACGAGTCTGAAAGTTTTGCAACAAGTGCTAGAaatattgatgatatatataatgaagCCCTGGCGATTTATCATGCAAGTTACAACCAAGCTCAGAAATACGGAGATGTTAAAAAGTGTGGGTTTGCATGGAAGGTGGCTGGTGAGGCCCTCTGTTCGTTTAATGCAATGAAGATTTCGGGAAAGTCGATTCCTTTCAACTTAAATGTATTATCAAAGTTATTTTAG
- the LOC122595297 gene encoding uncharacterized tRNA/rRNA methyltransferase slr0955, with the protein MYCNFTKLHTFPIAIRASSQQPKCFLQLYINPKTPKCLPSLIQEKPICCYGVRRFKSTYDYCSLLVSAKKGTFSNGVCLKSRNFSTFVGRKAVEGSGSTKTFPWLAKNKDKEVKEFERSGETRRASWEESAGRFTKDGREKIRRKDFKEKSGNSENGLDSRKAGRSSWEVSAEKFVERGVGNEDRGRKLDEGNGFRERRNVSGDEPATRKAVRSSWEESAQKVVKSGGESREKGRRFDKRNDYRERRGVSEDELDVDNEEVDNPSWYKVKERLGGFDKVANVERNGNEFRKWNRQDEFGKKVWREATESSVPKMVGECVYGVGPVLAALSANRREFYVLYVQEGKVEFSGNNKRKKDKKGFEKVLRVANKLGLTIKEISKHDLNMVVDSRPHQGLVLDASPLEMVNIRELDRVVTDGEEGAPLWLALDEVMDPQNLGAIMRSAYFFGAAGVVLCAKNSAPLSGVVSKASAGSLEMTELRSCKNMMQFLISSAENGWRVVGGSVSSRAVTLNEVTPGEPTILVLGSEGTGLRPLVERSCTQLVKIPGNSPVHVGAGLDDADTEEFQSFLAVESLNVSVAAGVLLHHLVGAKNTKTALDVEL; encoded by the coding sequence ATGTACTGTAATTTTACAAAGTTGCATACATTCCCTATTGCCATTAGAGCTTCATCACAACAACCCAAATGTTTTTTACAGTTATACATTAATCCCAAAACCCCTAAATGTTTACCTAGTTTAATTCAAGAAAAACCCATTTGTTGTTATGGGGTTAGGAGGTTTAAAAGTACTTATGATTATTGTAGCTTATTAGTGTCTGCGAAAAAAGGAACCTTTTCAAATGGGGTttgtttaaaatcaagaaattTTTCGACTTTTGTTGGTCGGAAAGCGGTTGAAGGTAGTGGTTCAACAAAAACGTTTCCTTGGTTAGCTAAGAATAAAGATAAGGAAGTAAAGGAATTTGAGAGGTCGGGTGAGACGAGGCGGGCTTCTTGGGAGGAGTCTGCGGGGAGGTTTACGAAAGATGGTAGGGAAAAGATTAGGAGAAAAGATTTTAAAGAGAAAAGTGGGAATTCAGAAAATGGGTTGGATTCGAGAAAGGCAGGTCGGTCTTCTTGGGAGGTTTCAGCTGAAAAGTTTGTGGAAAGGGGTGTTGGAAATGAGGATAGAGGTAGGAAACTAGATGAAGGAAATGGTTTTAGGGAAAGAAGGAATGTTTCTGGAGATGAACCAGCCACAAGAAAGGCCGTTCGGTCTTCTTGGGAGGAATCAGCTCAAAAGGTTGTGAAAAGTGGTGGTGAGAGTAGGGAAAAGGGTAGGAGGTTTGATAAACGAAATGATTATAGAGAAAGAAGGGGGGTTTCTGAAGACGAGTTGGATGTAGATAATGAAGAAGTTGATAATCCAAGTTGGTATAAGGTTAAAGAACGGCTTGGTGGGTTTGACAAGGTCGCTAATGTGGAAAGAAATGGTAATGAGTTTCGTAAGTGGAATAGGCAAGATGAATTTGGGAAGAAGGTATGGAGAGAAGCAACCGAGTCTAGCGTACCGAAAATGGTTGGTGAATGTGTCTATGGAGTCGGCCCTGTGCTAGCTGCGTTATCAGCAAACCGAAGagaattttatgttttatatgttCAAGAAGGGAAGGTTGAATTTAGTGGAAATAATAAGAGGAAGAAGGATAAAAAAGGGTTCGAGAAAGTTTTGAGGGTTGCCAATAAACTGGGATTAACAATAAAAGAGATATCAAAACACGATCTTAACATGGTTGTTGATAGCCGGCCTCATCAGGGTCTGGTTCTTGATGCTTCACCTTTAGAAATGGTGAATATACGTGAACTGGATCGTGTAGTGACTGATGGAGAAGAAGGTGCACCTCTTTGGTTAGCTTTGGACGAAGTTATGGATCCTCAAAACTTAGGTGCTATAATGAGGTCAGCATATTTTTTCGGTGCAGCAGGGGTTGTACTTTGTGCAAAGAACTCTGCACCACTTAGTGGGGTTGTAAGTAAAGCAAGTGCTGGTTCACTTGAGATGACCGAGCTACGGTCTTGTAAAAATATGATGCAGTTCTTGATTTCTTCCGCAGAAAATGGTTGGAGGGTTGTTGGTGGTTCGGTTTCTTCACGGGCCGTGACTTTGAATGAGGTGACACCTGGTGAGCCCACAATCCTTGTATTGGGCAGTGAAGGTACCGGTTTAAGACCATTGGTCGAGAGGTCGTGTACTCAATTGGTTAAAATTCCAGGGAATAGTCCAGTACATGTAGGTGCAGGGTTAGATGATGCCGACACGGAGGAGTTTCAGTCTTTCCTTGCTGTCGAAAGTTTGAATGTTAGTGTTGCTGCCGGTGTGCTTCTTCATCACTTGGTTGGAGCCAAGAACACCAAGACTGCACTTGATGTTgagttataa
- the LOC122597703 gene encoding rho guanine nucleotide exchange factor 8-like: MEQMRVTFVRLLLGEDMSGRGNGVSLALAISNAITHLAATVFGKRNKLAPIPEDRKKKWRKEISWLLSVTDNIVEFVPSQQINKDGSNMEIMVQQQRSDLHMNIPALKKLDAMLIDCLDNFKNQKGFWYVPEDADESIDKWWTPRVKVPPGGLSDESRKWMQHQKYCCNQVLKASMAINAQVLSEMEIPETYIDTLPKNGKTSLGDSIYKSITDELFDGEQFLSTMDMSSDQNVMELKNKMEASIVIWKRKMNQKDVKSSWSSIISLERREVFEERAEEILLLIKQKFPGLPQSSLDISKIEHNKDIGHSILESYSRVLQSLANNVMIHIEDVLSADEITKKPIDKFLSPDPPLKATQKSLQEESSPICFHPYVNSKRNTTTRS; this comes from the exons ATGGAGCAAATGAGGGTAACATTTGTGAGGCTGCTTTTAGGAGAAGATATGTCGGGTCGTGGCAATGGAGTTTCGTTGGCTTTGGCTATATCGAATGCAATTACACATCTTGCTG CTACTGTATTTGGAAAACGGAATAAACTTGCTCCAATTCCAGAAGATAGAAAAAAGAAATGGAGAAAAGAAATAAGTTGGCTCCTGTCGGTGACTGATAACATCGTTGAGTTCGTACCGTCTCAACAGATAAACAAAGATGGATCGAACATGGAG ATTATGGTGCAACAACAACGAAGTGATCTACACATGAACATCCCCGCATTAAAGAAGCTTGATGCAATGCTAATT GATTGTTTAGACAACTTCAAAAACCAGAAAGGATTCTGGTATGTGCCTGAGGATGCAGATGAATCCATTGATAAATGGTGGACACCTAGAGTTAAAGTTCCTCCCGGAGGACTTTCGGATGAATCAAGAAAGTGGATGCAACATCAAAAGTATTGCTGCAACCAAGTTCTAAAAGCGTCGATGGCCATCAATGCTCAAGTTCTTTCGGAAATGGAGATCCCTGAGACCTACATTGATACTCTCCCAAAA AACGGAAAAACTAGTCTCGGAGATTCAATCTACAAGAGCATTACAGATGAGCTTTTTGATGGTGAACAATTCCTATCGACCATGGACATGTCATCGGATCAAAATGTAATGGAGCTAAAGAACAAAATGGAAGCTTCAATTGTCATATGGAAGAGAAAGATGAATCAAAAGGATGTCAAGTCTTCATGGAGTTCAATCATAAGCTTGGAAAGGAGAGAAGTCTTTGAAGAGAGAGCAGAAGAGATTTTGCTCCTAATCAAACAAAAATTCCCGGGGCTTCCTCAATCGTCACTAGATATTAGCAAAATCGAGCACAATAAA GATATAGGTCACTCGATACTCGAGAGCTATTCAAGAGTGCTACAGAGTTTAGCAAACAATGTAATGATTCACATAGAAGATGTTCTCAGCGCAGATGAA ATCACGAAAAAACCGATTGACAAGTTTCTCTCTCCCGATCCTCCTTTAAAAGCGACTCAGAAGAGTTTGCAGGAGGAGTCGTCACCTATTTGTTTTCATCCATATGTAAACTCAAAGAGGAACACAACAACACGATCCTAA